One Legionellales bacterium DNA segment encodes these proteins:
- a CDS encoding type IV secretion system protein — protein sequence MNNFLKNKILKANDFQQFLTETRGLERDYINEILQSRQKAWWITAVCGVIVILSLIALGILEHTLAKPLPPFILRVNNATGQTDVVSIIKNQQNSYGEVIDKYWLNQYVMNAESYDYHTIQHSYDLVGLLSDPSVAKNYHQRFVGKTALDQLLKDTGTIVVNVHSIVPDEKNGTADVHFSTITTLPGQFNGIQKNWIATIAYQYKNLPMNEADRLKNPLGFQVTSYRVDPEDFNTPTPNPAGGDPA from the coding sequence ATGAATAATTTTTTAAAGAACAAAATATTGAAAGCGAATGACTTTCAGCAGTTTTTAACTGAAACCCGAGGATTAGAGCGCGATTATATCAATGAAATACTTCAATCGAGACAAAAAGCTTGGTGGATCACCGCCGTATGCGGTGTGATTGTTATTCTTAGTCTCATCGCATTAGGTATTTTAGAACATACTCTTGCGAAACCGTTACCGCCATTTATTTTACGCGTTAATAATGCGACGGGACAAACGGATGTGGTTTCTATTATAAAAAATCAACAAAATTCCTATGGGGAAGTCATCGATAAATATTGGTTAAATCAATATGTGATGAATGCAGAAAGTTATGATTATCACACCATTCAACACAGTTACGATTTGGTTGGCTTATTAAGCGATCCCAGCGTTGCCAAAAACTATCATCAACGTTTTGTAGGTAAGACTGCTTTAGATCAATTATTAAAAGATACTGGAACTATTGTTGTGAATGTTCACTCCATTGTTCCTGATGAAAAAAATGGTACCGCTGACGTTCATTTTTCTACAATCACCACCTTGCCAGGGCAGTTTAACGGGATACAAAAAAATTGGATCGCGACGATTGCTTATCAATATAAAAATTTACCCATGAATGAAGCCGATCGTTTAAAAAATCCACTTGGATTTCAGGTGACAAGTTATCGCGTTGATCCAGAAGATTTTAATACACCTACTCCTAATCCAGCCGGAGGTGATCCAGCATGA
- a CDS encoding type IV secretion system protein, whose amino-acid sequence MMSFTLFSELFQQFDRLTSTFVTDVSSNAISTILPIVTAGMTLSFVIYGLLIMNGVINMPLLDFCLKSLRIGIIVSIATTGGLYQTQWASQIQTLPDTLATSLLSGHVNVSSAELIDEAATEGFNQAADAFSKAGMFSKQGIVYAIFALLFLIGTVVITTVGGVFIILSKVALCVLAALGPLFIFALLFKSTERLFESWLSQILSYGLLVILLSAVFGFMLHLFSGYVASIHLDGQINLAESIGGCLILSLATVIILLQLPQMAASLSHGVTLDTRGVTGSLGRGAAAGTRAVGRGIINKVKRDFSGR is encoded by the coding sequence ATGATGAGTTTTACTTTGTTTTCTGAACTGTTTCAGCAGTTTGATCGATTAACCAGCACATTTGTAACCGATGTATCATCCAATGCCATTAGCACTATTTTGCCAATCGTGACGGCAGGAATGACGTTAAGTTTTGTGATCTACGGATTATTGATCATGAATGGGGTGATCAACATGCCGCTGTTGGATTTTTGTTTAAAGTCATTAAGGATCGGGATCATTGTGTCAATCGCCACGACAGGCGGGCTTTATCAAACACAGTGGGCATCCCAAATTCAAACCTTACCGGATACGTTAGCCACCAGTTTATTAAGCGGACATGTTAACGTGTCTTCCGCAGAACTCATCGATGAAGCAGCAACAGAAGGCTTTAATCAAGCAGCCGATGCGTTTAGTAAAGCGGGAATGTTTTCAAAACAAGGGATTGTCTATGCTATTTTCGCACTTTTATTTTTAATTGGAACCGTCGTCATCACCACCGTGGGTGGGGTTTTTATTATTTTGAGTAAAGTTGCGTTATGTGTATTAGCCGCTCTCGGGCCACTTTTTATTTTTGCTTTATTATTTAAATCAACGGAACGTCTTTTTGAATCATGGTTAAGTCAAATATTGAGTTATGGCTTGCTGGTGATTTTATTGTCTGCTGTGTTTGGTTTTATGTTGCATCTTTTCTCAGGCTATGTGGCCAGCATTCATTTGGATGGTCAGATTAACCTGGCAGAAAGTATTGGTGGCTGTCTTATTTTGAGTCTTGCTACCGTCATTATTCTTTTACAACTCCCACAAATGGCAGCCAGTTTATCACACGGTGTTACGTTAGATACGCGTGGTGTAACAGGCAGTTTAGGTCGTGGTGCAGCGGCGGGAACTCGTGCTGTGGGTCGCGGGATCATCAATAAAGTCAAACGTGATTTTTCTGGAAGATAA